GAGCTGATGGAAAAGTTATTTTATTTGATATTTTTGCAACATGGTGTCCACCTTGTCAGGCTTCTGCTTCTCATCTGACATCATTACAAGAAAAGTATAAAGACAAAATAGTTGTTATAGGTACTACGGTTGAGCGTCCTGAATTTACCAAAGAGGGTAAAATCATAAATGATAAGATAGAAGAGTTTAGACTAAAATACAACGCAAAATATACAATAGTAAATTCAGATCAAAATATGAGACTGAACAACTCTATTACATCTTCATTAAAAATGGGAGAGCGTTATCCTATCCCAACTATTGTTTTATATAAAGACGGAAAATATATTACCCATTATGTTGGAAGCGTTCAAGAAGAGTTTATTGAAAGCGATATAAAAAGGGCTTTAGGAATATAATGTTTGGATTTATAAAAAAGTCTCTTAGCAAAACTGCTGAGGCAATAAAAACTGTAGCACCGAAAAAGAAGATAAGCTTTACAAAAGATGAAATAGAAGATATTTTACTTGAAGCAGATGTTGAGTATGAACTTATTGAGCTTATTCTAGATCAGACATATCAAGATAAGATCACACGTG
The Sulfurimonas sp. genome window above contains:
- a CDS encoding TlpA family protein disulfide reductase — its product is MLNKTISIFSLILTITFFTACGSDNEANDLLASKEFVLTTTDNKQLVVTKNETDGFMVNGADGKVILFDIFATWCPPCQASASHLTSLQEKYKDKIVVIGTTVERPEFTKEGKIINDKIEEFRLKYNAKYTIVNSDQNMRLNNSITSSLKMGERYPIPTIVLYKDGKYITHYVGSVQEEFIESDIKRALGI